One genomic window of Methyloceanibacter sp. wino2 includes the following:
- a CDS encoding M48 family metallopeptidase, protein MTAARHSVRTRGLLRGALGAIHAARIVFVWLLLATGLALAISSGWNWYKAWNDNRTIAALATGQNVEIRPDTASPPVLFARAYYLLQRDRVGEAQVLLDQANFRADDETRVAMLYDDGNARLRTTFAAIEQGKFDKATSLVNLAKADYEQALRLDPGAWDVKYNLDVAARLVRDLPTIVQTEEPMQQEPRKDLWSDLPGVPRGEP, encoded by the coding sequence ATGACGGCCGCCCGGCACTCAGTTCGTACACGGGGGCTTCTGCGCGGCGCTCTCGGCGCAATCCATGCCGCGCGCATCGTCTTCGTGTGGCTTCTGCTTGCCACTGGCCTCGCGCTCGCGATCTCGTCGGGGTGGAATTGGTACAAGGCCTGGAACGACAACCGCACGATCGCCGCGCTGGCTACCGGGCAGAATGTCGAAATTCGTCCCGACACCGCGTCGCCGCCGGTGCTGTTCGCGCGCGCCTACTATCTCCTCCAGCGCGATAGGGTTGGCGAGGCGCAGGTCCTGCTCGATCAGGCGAATTTCCGCGCCGACGACGAGACGCGCGTCGCGATGCTGTACGACGACGGCAATGCGCGCCTCAGGACGACCTTCGCCGCGATCGAACAGGGCAAGTTCGACAAGGCGACCTCGCTCGTCAATCTCGCCAAGGCCGACTACGAGCAGGCGCTCCGCCTCGATCCCGGCGCCTGGGACGTGAAATACAATCTGGATGTCGCCGCTCGGCTTGTGCGGGATCTGCCGACAATCGTGCAGACCGAGGAGCCGATGCAGCAGGAGCCGCGCAAGGACCTTTGGAGCGACTTGCCGGGAGTTCCACGGGGAGAGCCATGA
- a CDS encoding pentapeptide repeat-containing protein, translated as MNLAVSHPWVLLLLPLALLPLLAAAREADPYPSLRAAKPDPLSQGVDVALRVLGAVAIAALELGLAGLHVKGQSIERTGEGASIVLLFDRSASMNDTFAGQAPTRSGEESKSAAARRFLKQFVATREHDRFGVTAFSTAPMFVLPLSDHKDATLAAIDAIVQPGLALTNVGKGLAMAQSMHDADIVSVDDMAGGVANRAIVLVSDGAAVIDRKMQQKLEAAFLKRPVNLYWIFLRTEGSRGIFEAPDPDKPDTPRAMPERHLNLFFENLKIPYRAFEVENPSAVGEAIATIDKLERRPMRYHERIPQKDLSALAYSIALGALFLLVLAKLAEVRVSQPGARVGRVGHASLGLVLCALAVASAPSDPARGAEVTREQLLAVLEAFGEDRPDLSRRDLTGLDLSGIDFKRADLFAANLSGSMVQGANFAGANLNRMVANEADFSGANFEGASMFAIVMNGSDLTGANLSKTRIIGQLVKARLNKVKMVDADLGADPANQGMVPVRLDMAGASLEGADLTRSNLVHVVLTFADLRDATLVDTRFNWAKMSGAKLDGANVAGADFSNADLDGATLSGLKGLDSATGLPEQAQ; from the coding sequence ATGAATCTCGCCGTCAGCCATCCGTGGGTTCTGTTGCTGCTCCCATTGGCACTCCTGCCGCTCCTGGCTGCGGCGCGCGAGGCCGATCCCTATCCGTCGTTGCGGGCCGCCAAACCGGACCCGCTCTCGCAAGGCGTCGATGTGGCCTTGCGCGTGCTCGGCGCTGTCGCGATCGCCGCACTCGAGCTCGGGCTGGCGGGGCTCCACGTCAAGGGCCAAAGCATCGAGCGAACCGGCGAAGGCGCCAGTATCGTGCTGCTCTTCGATCGTTCGGCGAGCATGAACGACACTTTCGCCGGCCAGGCGCCGACACGCAGCGGCGAGGAATCGAAATCGGCGGCGGCGCGGCGCTTCTTGAAACAGTTCGTCGCCACCCGCGAGCACGACCGATTCGGCGTCACGGCCTTCTCGACGGCGCCGATGTTCGTCTTGCCGCTGTCGGATCACAAGGACGCAACGCTTGCCGCCATCGACGCCATCGTGCAGCCGGGCCTCGCGCTCACCAATGTCGGCAAGGGGCTCGCCATGGCGCAGTCCATGCACGATGCGGATATCGTGTCCGTCGATGACATGGCCGGGGGCGTTGCGAACCGCGCCATCGTGCTGGTCTCGGATGGCGCCGCCGTCATCGACCGCAAGATGCAGCAAAAGCTCGAGGCGGCCTTTTTGAAGCGGCCGGTCAACCTGTATTGGATCTTCCTGCGTACGGAAGGCTCGCGTGGCATCTTCGAGGCGCCCGATCCGGACAAGCCCGATACGCCTCGGGCCATGCCGGAGCGTCATCTCAATCTGTTCTTCGAGAACCTCAAGATTCCATACCGGGCTTTCGAGGTGGAAAACCCATCCGCCGTCGGAGAGGCGATCGCCACGATCGACAAGCTCGAGCGGCGCCCCATGCGCTATCACGAGCGCATTCCGCAAAAGGACCTGTCGGCACTCGCCTACAGCATAGCCCTCGGTGCTCTGTTTCTTCTCGTGCTGGCCAAGCTGGCCGAGGTCAGAGTTTCGCAGCCAGGGGCACGGGTGGGCCGTGTCGGTCACGCGAGTCTTGGTCTTGTGCTCTGCGCTCTAGCGGTTGCGAGCGCACCGAGTGACCCGGCACGGGGCGCGGAAGTCACGCGTGAGCAGCTCCTCGCGGTTCTCGAAGCCTTTGGCGAGGACCGGCCCGATCTGTCGCGGCGCGATCTCACCGGGCTCGATCTTTCCGGCATCGATTTCAAAAGGGCCGATCTGTTCGCAGCAAACTTGAGTGGCTCCATGGTGCAAGGCGCAAATTTCGCGGGCGCCAATCTCAACCGGATGGTCGCCAACGAGGCGGACTTCTCGGGCGCCAACTTCGAAGGCGCGAGCATGTTCGCCATCGTCATGAACGGTTCGGATCTCACGGGCGCCAATCTGTCCAAGACCCGGATCATCGGCCAGTTGGTCAAGGCGCGCTTGAACAAGGTCAAGATGGTGGACGCCGATCTCGGTGCTGACCCCGCCAATCAAGGCATGGTTCCGGTGCGTCTCGACATGGCCGGGGCGAGCCTCGAGGGCGCCGACCTCACGCGTTCGAACCTCGTCCATGTCGTTCTCACTTTTGCCGATCTCCGCGACGCCACCTTGGTGGATACGCGGTTCAACTGGGCGAAGATGTCCGGCGCCAAGCTCGATGGAGCCAATGTCGCCGGTGCCGACTTCTCCAATGCCGATCTCGATGGCGCCACGCTGAGCGGACTGAAGGGGCTCGACAGCGCGACCGGCCTGCCGGAGCAAGCCCAATGA
- a CDS encoding nonribosomal peptide synthetase MxaA → MIAFVLALLLSTPALAADEPASPVLSVSTVEPRGFGYFVGDLLTREVHVDVAKPYVLEAASQPKPGRLAYWLDLRSVDLTEREETGATRYRLKLVYQTLYVPLSPAERYLPAFELRFKDGDDVAVAKVPPFKFVMAPLREVIPEVPAEGPEGYLRPDAKPQAVSTRRDRILFGIGLGLAGLALIFLAYDRAWWPFRARPDRPFARASRRLRFLARLNDDEAYREGLLDLHRAFDASAGRRVLAEDVGGFLESHAVFRAQEREIDRFFAASRQAFFANDVSGAEKSMPLPAMAALGAELSAAERRAS, encoded by the coding sequence ATGATCGCGTTTGTCCTCGCTCTGCTGCTCTCGACGCCGGCACTCGCGGCTGACGAGCCCGCATCGCCTGTCTTGTCCGTCAGCACGGTCGAGCCGCGCGGCTTCGGTTACTTCGTCGGAGATCTGCTGACGCGCGAAGTGCATGTTGACGTCGCCAAACCCTACGTCCTCGAAGCGGCATCTCAACCGAAGCCTGGCCGTCTGGCCTATTGGCTCGACCTTCGTTCGGTCGATCTGACCGAGCGGGAGGAGACCGGGGCGACGCGTTACCGCCTCAAGCTCGTCTATCAAACGCTCTACGTGCCGCTGTCGCCGGCCGAGCGCTACCTGCCGGCATTCGAGCTTCGCTTCAAGGATGGCGACGACGTCGCCGTCGCCAAAGTGCCGCCCTTCAAATTCGTCATGGCCCCGCTGCGGGAAGTCATCCCGGAGGTGCCGGCGGAGGGGCCGGAAGGCTATCTGAGGCCAGACGCCAAACCGCAAGCGGTGTCCACGCGCCGCGACCGCATTCTGTTCGGCATAGGGCTAGGGCTCGCAGGGCTGGCGCTGATCTTCCTGGCTTACGATCGGGCGTGGTGGCCGTTTCGTGCAAGGCCCGACCGGCCCTTCGCGCGCGCCTCCCGCCGGTTGCGGTTCCTCGCACGCCTGAACGATGACGAGGCCTATCGCGAGGGTCTTCTCGATCTCCACCGGGCGTTCGATGCCTCCGCCGGGCGCCGCGTGCTCGCGGAAGATGTCGGGGGATTTCTGGAAAGCCACGCGGTGTTTCGCGCTCAAGAGCGCGAGATCGATCGGTTCTTTGCCGCGTCGCGCCAGGCCTTCTTCGCAAACGATGTGAGCGGCGCCGAAAAGTCCATGCCGTTGCCGGCGATGGCGGCTCTGGGCGCGGAGCTCAGTGCAGCGGAACGGAGGGCCTCATGA